A segment of the Candidatus Manganitrophaceae bacterium genome:
GGCCGGGCCGCAACAGGGCGGGATCCAGAATTTCCGGACGGTTGGTCGCCGCCATGATGATCACCCCCTTTCGGGGATCGAATCCATCCATCTCGACGAGAAGCTGATTGAGGGTTTGATCTTGCTCCGCATGCCCGCCGCCGAGCATGCCCAGCCCGCGCGCCCGGCCGAGCGCGTCGAGCTCGTCGATAAAAATGATGCAGGGGGCCTTCTCCTGCGCCTGCGCAAAGAGGTCGCGCACCCGCGCCGCGCCGACCCCGACGAACATCTCGACGAACTCCGATCCGCTCATCGAGAAGAAGGGGACCCGCGCCTCGCCCGCCACCGCGCGCGCCAACAGCGTCTTGCCGGTGCCGGGCGGTCCGACGAGCAAGACCCCCTTCGGAATCCGTCCGCCGAGCCGCTGGAACTTCTTCGGCTGGCGCAAAAACTCGACGATCTCCATCAGCTCCTCTTTCGGCTCGTCGGCGCCCGCCACGTCATTGAAGCTCACCTGAACCTCTTTTTCGGCGAAGACCTTCGCACGGGCGCGGCCGAAGGCCATGAAGCCCTGTCCGCCGCCGCCCGACATTCTCCGGGCAAAAAGACTCCAGATAAAAAAGATCACCATCGCAGGCAAGACCCAGAAGAGGACCAGATCTTTCAGCCAATGATTCTGTATCTCGCCGGTATAGCGGATATTCTTTGCTTGCAGCTCGGAGATCAGATTCGGATCGTCGACGCGGACGGTGCTGAACGGCTCTTCTTTCCCGGCCTCCGGCCCGGTCGATTCGGTTTTGGTCCCCTGAATCGTCTCTCGGGAGATCACCACCTCCTTCACCTTTCCCTCACGGAGAAGCCGCTTAAAATCGCTATAGGAGGTTTGATGGTTCTGAGGGGAGAAAAAAAAGAAGGGAAGGACGGTAATCATAAAGAGGATCATGAAGAGAATCCAGCCAGGGAATTCCTTTTTCTGAGCCATGAAGCGGCCTCCGTAATAATAGAAAGCGGTGCGGGAAGGAGCCTGTTTTTTGGATAGCTCATTATAACATAGATGATTTAAGCAATTCATGTGGCTGCGGATCGGCTCATGACACAGCCGGATTGTTCCTTTTTTTCCCAAATCGCGCCTCCTTGACCTCAACGGCAGAACGGTTCTATCTCAATAGGAAATGTAACAGCTCTTTCTGGGAAAAATATATACACCCTCTCAACGCGCGCGATGGAAATTCTCTTCGGTCGTCTTCTGTAGCCCTGATTACTTTCACTCCGGCGGGTCCGGGACTTGCAAACTTTTCTACAGGGGCAAGGGATGGAGAAACATTGAACCGTTGAAACATGAAGGAGGACACCATGCCACGAAAAAACAATCGGTCGGCTTCAGAGAAAAGTGCAAAGCGGTCGCCGGCCTTAAAGAAATCGCGTCCGAAGATCAATGCAAAGCGGACCACATCGCGGCTTAAGAAGGTGACCCCTGCGGCTAAAAAGATGCTCCGCCAAGGTGCGAAGGCCATTGAGCAGGGGGTCCAAGTCATCAGCCA
Coding sequences within it:
- a CDS encoding ATP-dependent metallopeptidase FtsH/Yme1/Tma family protein; the encoded protein is MAQKKEFPGWILFMILFMITVLPFFFFSPQNHQTSYSDFKRLLREGKVKEVVISRETIQGTKTESTGPEAGKEEPFSTVRVDDPNLISELQAKNIRYTGEIQNHWLKDLVLFWVLPAMVIFFIWSLFARRMSGGGGQGFMAFGRARAKVFAEKEVQVSFNDVAGADEPKEELMEIVEFLRQPKKFQRLGGRIPKGVLLVGPPGTGKTLLARAVAGEARVPFFSMSGSEFVEMFVGVGAARVRDLFAQAQEKAPCIIFIDELDALGRARGLGMLGGGHAEQDQTLNQLLVEMDGFDPRKGVIIMAATNRPEILDPALLRPGRFDRQVLVDRPDVREREEILHLHTKSVKLDPKVDIKLLAARTPGFVGADLANVVNEAALLAARKNKDQVEMEDFEEAINRVTTGLEKKKRVMSKKEKEFVSYHESGHALVAELVPNADPVHRISIIPRGIAALGYTLQLPTEDRYLMTKSELQDRLAVLLGGRVAEEIIFGEISTGAQNDLTRATDIARSMVREFGMSEKLGLVSFERSGGRMPGDGVPPGAKDYSEDLAKAIDEEVKEIIDKTHVRVRSLLQKHRETLKVLAKLLLEKEVVEGETLRKIVHGDSRPRKGEPRHEVDLHFPEEPRRAVGE